Proteins encoded in a region of the Carassius gibelio isolate Cgi1373 ecotype wild population from Czech Republic chromosome B5, carGib1.2-hapl.c, whole genome shotgun sequence genome:
- the ptrh1 gene encoding probable peptidyl-tRNA hydrolase: protein MSNTTLRGKVWAAVTQAFKLPMALIRRMITTLINRVWMRTLPSPKMSAQTMVDRNRRKMVVGLGNPGMNGSRHSVGMAVLTTLAERLGAPDSWRSDRQVSGEVIVTQLQDIQLVVLRPKLLMNINGVSVAKAASKYLISPEHILLIHDELDKPLGKFGIKHGGSARGHNGVRSCVDCLHTDVMPRLRIGIGRPSGKMPVDRYVLGRFSQEEQNVLDSVMKQSVDVLLTFITDSQPQTSPAEGRRASRKNKSRTLSPPQDTTEEQKQS from the exons ATGAGTAACACCACGTTGCGAGGTAAAGTCTGGGCGGCTGTGACACAAGCTTTTAAACTTCCAATGGCTCTCATAAGGCGGATGATAACAACACTGATCAACCGAGTGTGGATGAGGACGCTGCCGTCTCCGAAGATGTCTGCTCAGACGATGGTTGACCGTAACAGAAGGAAAATG GTTGTTGGGCTGGGAAACCCTGGCATGAATGGCTCTCGACATAGTGTTGGTATGGCTGTGCTCACGACGTTAGCTGAACGATTGGGAGCGCCGGATAGCTGGAGGTCTGACAGACAGGTTTCAGGGGAGGTCATTGTGACACAGCTTCAAGACATCCAGTTGGTTGTCCTTCGACCCAAGTTGCTAATGAACATCAATGGCGTGAGTGTGGCAAAAGCAG ccagtaaatatttaatttcacctGAGCATATTCTCTTGATTCACGATGAGCTTGACAAACCACTTGGAAAGTTTGGCATTAAACATGGTGGAAGTGCAAg GGGTCACAATGGTGTGAGATCATGTGTGGACTGCCTTCATACTGAT GTGATGCCACGCTTGCGTATTGGTATTGGGCGACCATCGGGGAAAATGCCTGTTGACCGTTATGTTTTAGGACGTTTTTCACAAGAGGAACAAAATGTTCTAGACTCTGTCATGAAGCAGAGTGTAGATGTTCTGCTGACATTTATCACAGACTCGCAACCCCAGACTTCCCCAGCAGAGGGAAGAAGAGCGTCACGAAAGAATAAATCCAGGACTCTTTCACCACCTCAGGACACCACAGAAGAGCAGAAACAGAGCTGA